The genomic window ATGGGTGTATTATTCGAGTTTAAGTTTAAtgtaatatattttggttttgagattaatattttagaatatgagtattatgttttaaatttaataataaagataaaagttaTAATATTGTGAATATAATATaagggtaaactaccaaaatagtcacttttgtttggcacaagttacattttagtcacttatgtttgaaatgttacgttttagtcacttatgttatcacgttgtaacattttagtcactgagccgttagttTCTATTAATGGTGTAACAGTAaactgatgtggcacgttaaatcatcatttcaaacaaaatttctaggttaatttatacaatcggtccccatattttttcgtttggagcaatttaattttttcttttatgtttttttaactttctttctttttcattctcttatgtttctccctttgttttcctcccttctccatttctttcaacGTAGTTattctatgttttattttttttgaacaatttaattttttcgagtaaggcgagcttgtggactagttaCAAATGGAAagcatagaaaaactatgttaaaagaaatgaagaagggaggaaaatagagggagaagcataagagaatggaaaaaaaaagttagaagaacataaaagaaaaattttaaattgttgaaaatgaaaaaatatagggatcaattgtagaatttaacctaaaaatttcgtttgaaatgatgatttaacgtgccacatcaacttaccattacaccattgttgacaattaacgactcagtggctaaaatgttacaacacgataacgtaagtgactaaaacgtaacatttcaaacataagtgactaaaatgtaacctaaggcaaacaaaagtgactattttggtagtttacccaataatttttgaattatagTAACACAGTAAAATTTGAACAAGTACGACTAGCATCAACTTAAACTTAGACTATACTTAGGATGGTGAACAATTTTGACCATTATAATTcgaactaaaataattttaaattttttaaagggtaaactataaaaataatcaattttgttTGCCTCTGGTtaaattttagtcacttatgtttgaaatgttacattttagtcacttatgttattattttgttacgaagtgatcactcttctgttaagttccgttatctccctaatggtaatcctacgtggcagtccaacaagattttaagtgccaacttggatttcctaatgggatgagaatagatttttaattaaataaatttaattaattaaaaattttaaaccctaaatcttagttAAAAAACTGTTTATCTTCCCCCTTTTTTAGTTATCTTTTTCAGTTGACTAAAAAAGCTATTATCATCAGAATTTTTCATTCACctacaaaaacaaaagaagattCAATGGAGGGTCCAAGTATGTCTTCTTCACCGACAAATTTATGTTCTAAGACTTAAAATCAAGTGGTTGTCGACAAATTTATGTAATAAGATGAACTACAATGACTGCAGCATGTGAAAACCAAGCCAAAACCTGAAGAAGCAAAGGGTTGCCATTACACCATCTGGAGACTTTTCGAAGGAAAGTCCAGAGGCAATGGAAAAGATCACCATGAGCATCAAGGTGAGTCCATAAACTCGTTTTCGGCCTAATTTATCACCAAGCCAACCAAAGAAAAGTTGTCCAGCTAAAGTTCGGCAAAAGGCCACTCCAATAACAGCAACTACAATATGAGGAGGCAAAGTTCCAGGCTTTTTAGAAAGTGCATCAGAGTAGTAAATACGACCGAGCAATTTTGTGATAAGAGAGATGCTAAAAAGGTCATAAGCATCAGTGAAGAAACCCATTCCAACAATCACAATTGTAGTGAAATGATACCATTGTGTCTTTACTGCATCCAACGCATTAAGAACTCCAAGTTGGTTTGCCATTTCTGTCTTTTTTTACCTGAAACCAGATCAAATAGGAAATTAACAAAACATAGGAATTTTGAGTTTTCTCTGAATAAACAATCCCATgtcaaataaaaatggaaaaagccCCAAGTTGAACAAAAGCTGGTACAGTCATTGCAGTTTAtcttattacataaatttatcGACAACCACTTGATTTTAAGTCTTAGAACATTAATTTGTCGGTGAAGAAGACATACCTAGACCCTCCATTGAATCCTCTTTTGTTTTTGTAGGTGAATAAAAAATTCTTATGATAATAGCTTTCTTAGTCaactgaaaaagaaaactaaaaaaaaggggAGATGAATGGTTTTTTaactaagatttagggtttaaaattttaattaattaaatttatttaattaaaaatctattctcatcccattaggaaatccaagttggcacttaaaatctagttggattgccacgtaggattaccgttaaggagataacggaacttaacggaagagtgataacttcgtaacaaaataataacataagtgactaaaacgtaacatttcaaacataagtgactaaaatgtaacctgaggtaaacaaaagtgactatttttgtagtttacccaaaattaTTTTAGCTTGATTCAAATCCGAATTCAAAAACATGGAGCTCCAAAATATTCAAACCCGAAAATGTGAGCTGAAAAAATCCGAAAAAAACAGATGCTGTCAGTTGTACGCTGAtacaactttcaatttcatctcCAACGGCGATTCCTATCTAGCGCTCGCGTGGGCTCCCCGGGAAAGCGATCGTGGTTCCTCGCTGGCTCGCTCAACCCTGTAAAAGACTTAAACGGGAGACAATTGATTTGAATGCTAAAAGCGTAACCCGAAAGCGACTCCTTCGTTAAGAATCCTCACTTCCTCTGCCAATCATTTTCACAAACACCTTTGCCGCAATATAATTTCAAAATCCCTGAAGTAGTGAAAATCCGACAGTATGCTTGGAAGGTCAATTTTGGAATTACCACGTTGCCGAGGGGCTCCTTGGAGAATACCCAGGCAGATTATGCCCCAGGTAAATTCAACTGTTTTCACTTTCAGTATCAATTTTGGAGTTCCTATGTACTGTTTTTATAATTGATCCTCTTACGATGCATGGTGAAAATGTAGTGTTCATCACCTTTTATTTATTCAAGAAAGCAATTTTCGACTTCTTCTGGAGAAAATGGTACTCCGAAACCTGAATCGAAGAGTGGGCTTTCAAAATTTGTCCTTGGAACTTCTCTTATTGGTGGTGCTATTTTGGTTGCTTACCAAACTGGATATTTAGAGCAATATGGCGCACGCCCCAAGGTTTCTATTGATTCAACGAAAACTGGTTTTGATGAGAAAGATGAAAAGGATATCCAAGTTGTTTCTTCTCGTGATGAAGAAATAAACAAATTGACTCCTCATGTGGACTTGCCTGAGCAAAAAGCTGCAACTAATATCGATCTTCCTCCTGAGCCTGAAATTTCAAGTGAAACCCAAGGTGAGAACCAGTCGTATGTTGAAGATAAGTTGAACGAGATAATTGAAGAAAGCACAACATCTGTACCAGAAAAGGCATTACCTGAATATTCTCAGAACAACTTGTCATCTGCTGATCACAGTGCAGATACCGATGCATCAGCTGAGGGGAATCTTAGAAAGGTTGAGTCTGAAACTGTAACGGCACCGGAGAAGGAAATTCAAGATATTCCATTGGATACCCGATCAAGTGCATCCCTTGGAGAAGAGGAGACAAAAACTGTACCATCTCCTACTACCGCAGTTAAGCTGCAGGTACCCTTTTTTATGCACCCTGTATTGGTACTGATACTGATCGATTCGAGTTatagattttatgaaattttgaagAATGACTTAAGCATCTATATGCGGATTCCATCTTTATGGTGTAATGCCTATGCTAgtcaatattataatattaaagagTGATCAGATGCACTTCAATATGAACTAAACAATATAGGTTactttgttattgttattaaagtTTTGCTAatctatttctattgctccgcaACTCAATTATGGCAGAAATGCACCTTAGCCAATTGTCATTTGTTTGCCAACAAACACCATTGGCACTTTACGTGTATCTatgcacattcatatttttttcaatataattTACCTGCCATGGAATCTggcaatattttataattttgtgaaTGGGTGCATAAAGAAATGTCCCTGGATGCCAAAGAAGCATGGTGCCTTTTCTTGTTTCCTGGGTAGGGCACTGGTTTATATGGAAGTTTCAGTAACAAAGGGACTGAGGCTTAACTGTTGTAACTTGCTAAGCATTGAATCAAGTTAAGTGGCAACAATGCTACCAGACTGTTTCTAGGCTTACTGTACATTCCAAAAATTTAATACTGGAAAAATATATCTTTTTCGCATATACATATACTGCACAGGctcaatatgtaacaccccgtacccgagaccgttgccggagtcggacacgaggggttcacagactaaattcgcttactatcgcagtccattttaaaattttccaggcagttggctaactgcgacactgtcaccttaaaaatcatatcttgagtttcacaactcgaaaatcagtttcgtaatttttccctgaaactagactcatatgcccatctacatatttttttctagaattttttggtcaggccaattagtacagtttattagtcaaagtctcccatgttacagggatcgactacactgacctttgcgcattacgacttggatatctccctgcacagggcttcaatactgatgccgtttgtttctatagaaactagactcagagaggaatccagacatatatggcataactcctaattatctctggttaatttataatgaatttccaaagacggaacagggaatccagaaaccgttctggccctgtctcacgagaacctgaatatctcttaacatactgtccatatgatcatttcgttactttcctatgaaaatagattcatcaagtttcgtttacataatttattcactatttaattccaatcctactatttttagtgattttccaaatctacatcactgctgctgccagcatctgcctttaaggtagactttacctatttcatagtttccgtgattcaactagccctttttgcataaatagcacaaatcatgatagcgattaaccattccataccaaatgattataacattatgctcgaacatatataagccattttcgcatggctatatacattaaccaaaatattcttccgccactagtctattttatacatgccataagacaatccgaaacatagcagtaccaaacagtggatagtgatagtgtgactagttgctgacgatccccgagcctgtagcttcgcaatgagatctataaaacagaggaaacagagtaaacggagtaagcattacaatgcttagtaagttttaagcagtgtcaacagataacaatcaaattataacatagttgttcgtatttttatttcactcttccttcgggcataccatccctttaccgaatctgcacatctcatcatatacaataggcagataaactttcacataaaagtgagctcatgtgacatagatatatcgtatgatttcacatcacctctcacactgatccgatgtcacataatcataggaatagtctcatagattgctctcgtatgcatcacataactaccttatgatttagtgcaaatcaagctcacatataaacttggagtacatacctgtttaacctttcgcattgaatatatttataagcaattcttattacga from Gossypium hirsutum isolate 1008001.06 chromosome D12, Gossypium_hirsutum_v2.1, whole genome shotgun sequence includes these protein-coding regions:
- the LOC107941985 gene encoding probable inorganic phosphate transporter 1-4, which translates into the protein MANQLGVLNALDAVKTQWYHFTTIVIVGMGFFTDAYDLFSISLITKLLGRIYYSDALSKKPGTLPPHIVVAVIGVAFCRTLAGQLFFGWLGDKLGRKRVYGLTLMLMVIFSIASGLSFEKSPDGVMATLCFFRFWLGFHMLQSL